One window of Acidobacteriota bacterium genomic DNA carries:
- a CDS encoding zf-HC2 domain-containing protein, with protein sequence MNCQEFEFHIALYVEGDLTASQAQQIESHLAVCESCRAFARDLQTSQLALKTFAGGDVEDAVLDQVRHRVMTQIRLLEPVKPGFWERLAMSWRWRFALASVLVALVMLPLAVVVFQPKPATTVRVNSPIGHSPETASTAASTQVADDSSSVPTPVAKTTAPKTIRRVHRPQPQPAVSQEDINVAANAGPVRSLPANSGFTEDSIRPSDEDKMRVEIQTEDPNVRIIWFVDKESSSQ encoded by the coding sequence ATGAATTGCCAGGAATTTGAATTCCACATTGCACTTTATGTTGAAGGTGACCTCACCGCTTCACAAGCCCAGCAGATTGAATCACATCTGGCAGTTTGTGAATCGTGCCGGGCGTTTGCCCGTGACCTGCAAACAAGCCAACTCGCGCTCAAAACGTTTGCTGGTGGAGACGTTGAAGATGCCGTGCTGGATCAGGTTCGGCATCGAGTGATGACCCAGATTCGCTTGCTTGAGCCGGTGAAACCAGGCTTTTGGGAACGGCTGGCGATGAGCTGGCGATGGCGCTTCGCACTGGCGTCGGTGCTGGTGGCGCTGGTGATGTTGCCGCTGGCAGTGGTGGTGTTTCAGCCCAAACCTGCAACGACCGTCAGAGTGAATAGCCCGATTGGACACTCTCCGGAGACAGCATCAACCGCTGCATCAACTCAGGTGGCCGACGATTCAAGTTCCGTCCCAACACCAGTTGCCAAAACCACGGCGCCAAAGACCATCCGGCGAGTTCATCGCCCACAACCACAACCTGCTGTTTCTCAAGAAGATATAAATGTTGCTGCCAATGCCGGACCAGTTCGATCACTTCCGGCCAACAGCGGTTTTACCGAAGATTCAATCCGTCCGTCAGATGAAGACAAAATGCGGGTTGAAATCCAGACCGAAGACCCAAACGTCCGCATTATCTGGTTTGTGGATAAGGAAAGTAGTAGTCAGTAG
- the mazG gene encoding nucleoside triphosphate pyrophosphohydrolase, which translates to MGNSPFERLVEVMARLRAPNGCPWDREQTHATLKPYLIEEAYEVLQAIDDDDDEELKAELGDVLLQVVFHSQIATETGRFSVDDVIGVLCAKLIRRHPHVFGETEVSGTHEVLQNWESIKAQEKAAKAEATGTAVKKSQPASFLDNVSPKMPPLIEARQLTERAAYVKFDWERPEDCLDKLHEEVDELKAELTAPTLNHLAIADEVGDLLFVAVNIARLLKVDPDSALKNANRKFRRRFGYIEQALAREGKTIQDSNLEEMERYWQEAKQGEK; encoded by the coding sequence ATGGGGAACTCACCGTTCGAACGCCTGGTTGAGGTCATGGCTCGCCTCCGCGCACCAAATGGATGCCCGTGGGATCGCGAGCAAACACACGCCACTTTGAAACCCTACTTGATCGAAGAAGCCTATGAGGTGCTTCAGGCCATTGATGATGACGATGACGAGGAATTGAAAGCCGAACTTGGAGATGTGCTGCTTCAGGTTGTGTTTCATTCGCAGATTGCGACTGAAACCGGACGATTTTCCGTGGATGATGTCATTGGAGTGTTATGTGCCAAGCTCATTCGCCGCCATCCACATGTTTTTGGAGAGACTGAGGTTTCCGGAACACACGAAGTGCTTCAAAACTGGGAATCCATCAAAGCCCAGGAGAAAGCCGCCAAAGCCGAGGCCACCGGCACCGCAGTTAAAAAATCCCAACCAGCTTCATTTTTGGACAATGTCTCGCCCAAAATGCCACCGCTCATCGAAGCCCGCCAGTTGACGGAGCGCGCGGCCTATGTGAAATTCGATTGGGAACGCCCTGAAGATTGTCTCGACAAACTCCACGAAGAAGTTGACGAACTCAAAGCCGAACTGACCGCACCAACCCTCAACCATCTGGCGATTGCCGATGAAGTTGGCGACCTGCTCTTTGTCGCCGTCAACATTGCCCGACTGCTCAAAGTTGACCCGGACAGCGCGCTCAAAAATGCCAACCGCAAGTTCCGCCGCCGCTTTGGCTATATCGAACAGGCTCTGGCCCGCGAAGGGAAAACTATTCAAGACAGTAATTTGGAAGAAATGGAACGCTACTGGCAGGAAGCCAAGCAAGGGGAGAAGTGA
- a CDS encoding NAD-dependent deacylase, with amino-acid sequence MTDNISRARTYLQPAKRVAILTGAGISAESGVPTFRGGGNTAVWRGLPAMTLSSSDLLEDNPKLVWEWFEYRRGLIAPLQPNPAHYALAAWEKHFPEFLLITQNVDGLHQKAGSTKLVELHGNIWRGRCAQTGDVFELPETPLPELPPRGPQGQVLRPDVVLFGEYLPPGAFEKAEQAAANCDVFLVVGTSAVVYPAAQLPMIALSYGAKVIEVNPEETELSSSVSLSLQGKAGEILPQLLDI; translated from the coding sequence ATGACCGACAATATTTCAAGAGCACGCACGTATCTTCAACCAGCCAAACGAGTTGCCATTCTTACCGGAGCTGGAATTTCAGCCGAAAGCGGGGTGCCGACGTTTCGTGGTGGAGGAAACACCGCTGTCTGGCGGGGACTGCCGGCAATGACGCTTTCATCTTCAGACCTTTTGGAAGACAACCCAAAGCTGGTGTGGGAATGGTTTGAATACCGACGCGGATTGATTGCTCCGCTCCAGCCCAACCCGGCGCATTACGCACTGGCGGCCTGGGAAAAGCACTTTCCAGAATTTCTGCTGATTACTCAAAACGTAGACGGTCTCCACCAGAAAGCCGGCAGCACCAAACTGGTCGAACTGCACGGCAATATCTGGCGCGGACGATGTGCCCAAACCGGCGACGTGTTTGAATTACCTGAAACGCCGTTGCCGGAATTGCCCCCGCGTGGACCACAAGGGCAGGTGCTACGACCAGATGTCGTGCTCTTTGGTGAATATCTTCCGCCAGGTGCGTTTGAAAAGGCCGAACAAGCCGCCGCAAACTGTGATGTGTTTCTGGTGGTTGGTACCTCAGCCGTCGTGTATCCGGCAGCGCAGCTACCAATGATTGCCTTGAGTTACGGCGCCAAGGTCATCGAAGTCAACCCGGAGGAAACCGAACTTTCCTCATCTGTGAGCCTGAGCCTGCAGGGAAAAGCCGGCGAAATCTTGCCGCAACTCCTGGATATATAA
- a CDS encoding aminotransferase class I/II-fold pyridoxal phosphate-dependent enzyme, which produces MPSTIDLRSDTVTKPSPAMRQAMAEAVVGDDVYFEDPTVNRLQEQVAELFGFEASLFVPSGTMGNQIGLKLHSQPGQEIIVEARSHIYNWEVGMGAAFAGVVPRLFNAEQGQPTWDDIEPLIQPKVYYRAQTAMVCLENTHNMAGGTVMPVETFRHICEQTHAAGLKVHLDGARIFNAATALGVSVAELTRGADSVMFCFSKGLGTPIGSMVVGSREVIDRAIVYRKMLGGSLRQVGVLAAACLVALEESPQNLIHDHENARFLAEEIADLPGISVDPTQVVTNIVIVDVAGTGLTSASVCERLAYRGVLTGPVSPTQIRFVTHRDVDRLSCKTAAQALRRLVTEID; this is translated from the coding sequence ATGCCTTCCACCATTGACCTCCGCAGCGATACTGTCACCAAACCCTCACCTGCCATGCGCCAGGCCATGGCCGAAGCCGTTGTTGGTGACGACGTCTACTTTGAAGACCCAACCGTCAACCGGCTCCAGGAACAGGTAGCCGAACTCTTTGGCTTTGAAGCCTCATTGTTTGTTCCGTCGGGAACAATGGGCAATCAAATCGGCCTCAAGCTCCACAGTCAACCCGGACAGGAAATCATCGTCGAAGCCAGATCCCACATTTACAACTGGGAAGTCGGCATGGGTGCGGCCTTTGCCGGAGTCGTTCCCCGTCTGTTCAACGCCGAACAGGGTCAGCCAACCTGGGACGATATTGAACCGCTCATTCAGCCCAAAGTCTATTATCGTGCCCAAACGGCCATGGTTTGCCTGGAAAACACCCACAATATGGCGGGTGGCACGGTCATGCCAGTTGAAACCTTTCGCCACATTTGCGAGCAGACGCACGCAGCGGGACTCAAGGTGCATCTGGATGGGGCTCGAATCTTCAATGCCGCCACAGCGCTTGGTGTTTCAGTCGCTGAACTGACCCGTGGTGCTGATTCAGTCATGTTTTGCTTTTCAAAGGGACTTGGCACCCCGATTGGCTCAATGGTGGTGGGAAGCCGTGAAGTCATTGATCGGGCGATTGTGTACCGAAAGATGCTTGGCGGGAGTCTCCGGCAGGTCGGCGTTCTGGCAGCCGCCTGTCTGGTGGCACTTGAAGAAAGCCCGCAAAACCTGATTCACGACCATGAAAACGCCCGGTTTCTGGCCGAGGAAATCGCTGATTTGCCAGGAATTTCAGTTGATCCCACGCAGGTGGTCACCAATATCGTGATTGTTGATGTGGCTGGCACGGGCCTCACGTCAGCTTCGGTGTGTGAACGGCTCGCCTACCGTGGAGTCTTGACCGGCCCGGTCAGTCCAACCCAAATTCGCTTTGTGACCCATCGTGATGTTGACCGGTTAAGCTGCAAAACCGCCGCCCAGGCGTTGCGGCGGCTGGTGACGGAAATTGACTGA
- a CDS encoding protein kinase, whose translation MSEAPVGDYIGSIVDSKYRIDSLLGKGGMGKVYRVTHLNLNKVFALKLMHFDKVESGSGSDANQVLRFKRETEVLVRVNHPNVVMVTDFGVLPKDVPYIVMEYIEGTTLRQLMREKGKLTEKETIHIAKQMCAGLHAAHLQNIVHRDLKPENVMIQQLSDGEIMARVLDFGIAKLLQRPGEIEAESLTGAALPGTPKYMAPEQMFGGTVDARVDVFAIGLIIYEMLTQTLPLVLMSNVKPLTELRPDITPRLNDIVLKAISKEVDDRFESAHAFKQALEELEQHTIIEAELVKRTRTLGEMAGSFPSSTQRVTVANRVVSQTDPNVGSTMRIEVPPPQKGKAWVAIPVILVVLGGGFGGLWAFSPDFRKLFKSETATAEPGGKLAEQFIPQLVTARSGVTKIGSMTANKASGYGILSQPEHSTTIDEFQVSKQLVTSAQYAEFVRLAKHRPPSNWNGPTPPSDLLNKPVTMVSWEDCQDYCSWLTVQTNRLHRLPTEFEWEYIARDGGHFGASDVLTGYREWTGSTIAPYPGAKWDTSILGDSANARVIRGETVDPDGKQVDQLTYRSLQFPAYAESDKLGFRVVCETANGGK comes from the coding sequence ATGAGCGAGGCGCCAGTCGGGGATTACATCGGATCAATTGTTGACAGCAAATATCGAATTGACTCTCTGCTTGGCAAAGGCGGAATGGGAAAGGTGTACCGTGTAACCCACCTCAACCTGAACAAAGTCTTTGCCCTCAAGCTGATGCACTTCGATAAAGTGGAGTCCGGGTCAGGTTCAGACGCCAATCAGGTCCTGAGGTTCAAACGCGAAACCGAAGTTTTGGTGAGGGTCAACCACCCAAACGTGGTGATGGTGACGGATTTCGGCGTGCTGCCAAAAGATGTGCCCTACATCGTGATGGAATACATCGAGGGGACCACGCTTCGGCAGCTCATGCGCGAAAAAGGAAAACTCACCGAAAAAGAAACCATCCACATTGCCAAACAAATGTGTGCCGGGTTGCACGCGGCCCACCTGCAAAACATCGTTCACCGGGATTTGAAACCTGAAAACGTGATGATTCAGCAGCTTTCAGACGGTGAAATCATGGCGCGGGTGCTGGATTTCGGCATTGCCAAACTGCTCCAGCGGCCAGGTGAAATCGAAGCCGAATCACTGACCGGGGCGGCTCTCCCAGGAACCCCCAAGTACATGGCCCCCGAGCAGATGTTTGGTGGCACCGTTGATGCCCGGGTGGATGTGTTCGCCATCGGATTGATCATTTATGAAATGTTGACCCAGACGCTGCCGCTGGTGTTGATGTCAAACGTCAAACCGCTCACCGAACTCCGACCTGATATTACACCCCGGTTAAATGACATTGTCCTCAAAGCGATTTCCAAAGAAGTAGACGACCGGTTTGAATCAGCCCACGCTTTTAAACAGGCACTCGAAGAACTCGAACAACACACCATCATCGAAGCCGAACTGGTGAAACGGACGAGAACCCTTGGTGAAATGGCCGGTTCCTTTCCTTCCTCCACCCAACGAGTGACCGTTGCCAATCGGGTCGTTTCTCAAACCGATCCGAACGTTGGCTCCACCATGCGGATTGAGGTGCCGCCACCACAAAAAGGAAAAGCCTGGGTCGCGATTCCAGTGATCCTGGTGGTGTTGGGCGGTGGATTTGGCGGCCTGTGGGCGTTTTCACCCGATTTCCGCAAACTGTTCAAATCAGAAACAGCGACGGCTGAGCCAGGCGGCAAACTTGCCGAGCAATTCATTCCACAACTGGTCACCGCCCGAAGCGGCGTGACCAAAATTGGCTCAATGACCGCCAACAAAGCCAGCGGGTACGGTATTTTGTCTCAACCGGAGCATTCCACGACGATTGACGAATTCCAGGTTTCCAAACAACTGGTCACCAGTGCGCAATATGCCGAATTCGTCCGGTTGGCCAAACATCGCCCGCCATCAAACTGGAACGGCCCCACCCCGCCCAGCGACCTCCTCAACAAACCCGTTACGATGGTGAGTTGGGAAGATTGTCAGGATTACTGCTCCTGGCTCACCGTCCAAACCAACCGGCTCCATCGGCTACCAACTGAATTTGAATGGGAGTACATTGCCCGCGATGGAGGTCATTTTGGCGCCTCGGATGTGCTCACCGGATATCGGGAATGGACGGGGTCAACAATTGCTCCCTACCCAGGCGCAAAGTGGGACACCAGTATTTTGGGAGACTCGGCAAATGCCCGTGTGATTCGAGGCGAAACGGTTGATCCAGATGGGAAACAGGTTGACCAGTTAACCTACCGATCACTTCAGTTCCCAGCCTATGCCGAAAGCGATAAACTTGGATTTCGTGTTGTTTGTGAGACCGCCAACGGAGGAAAGTGA
- a CDS encoding sigma-70 family RNA polymerase sigma factor, with the protein MIALRSRDEAQKNAQPVAQSLVARVKSGDTQAFEELFIRYQRQVMRTASRLLGNVEDAGDAVQEVFLRLHKYLHRFDEEREFSPWLYQVTVNVCREIAAKRPGSQMLSLDQEQERGALDHLASAHNQEQEFGAAQERRMIADAIASLPEKERAALVLRDLEGLDTSEVARLLGSTETTIRSQISMARVKIKKFREKWLGKTGFGQAEGRSR; encoded by the coding sequence ATGATTGCCCTGCGGTCGCGAGATGAGGCGCAAAAAAACGCCCAGCCCGTGGCGCAATCACTGGTGGCACGGGTCAAGTCAGGCGATACCCAGGCGTTTGAAGAGTTATTTATTCGCTATCAGCGGCAGGTGATGCGTACGGCCAGTCGGTTGCTCGGAAATGTTGAAGACGCTGGCGATGCCGTCCAGGAAGTCTTCCTCCGGTTGCACAAATACCTTCATCGGTTTGACGAAGAACGCGAATTTTCGCCCTGGCTCTATCAAGTGACAGTGAATGTTTGCCGGGAAATCGCTGCCAAACGACCTGGAAGCCAGATGCTGTCGCTAGACCAGGAACAGGAACGCGGCGCGCTCGACCATCTGGCCAGTGCGCACAACCAGGAACAGGAATTTGGCGCCGCCCAGGAACGCCGGATGATTGCTGACGCGATTGCTTCGCTACCGGAAAAGGAACGTGCCGCGCTGGTGTTGCGCGATTTAGAAGGACTCGACACCAGCGAAGTCGCCCGGTTGCTTGGGTCAACCGAAACAACGATTCGCAGCCAGATCAGTATGGCGCGGGTCAAGATCAAGAAATTCCGTGAGAAATGGCTCGGGAAGACCGGCTTCGGTCAAGCGGAAGGGAGGTCACGATGA